One Peromyscus leucopus breed LL Stock chromosome 2, UCI_PerLeu_2.1, whole genome shotgun sequence DNA window includes the following coding sequences:
- the LOC114688456 gene encoding interferon alpha-12-like, giving the protein MARPCVFLMILVVMHYWSSCCLGCDLPQTHHLRNKRAFKLLAQMRRLSPLSCLKDRMDFAFPLEKVDAQQIQKAQAIQVLGELIQQVLTLFTSNESSAAWETTLLNTLCDELYQLLSDLQDCVMEQVEVQEPSLSQEDSLVAVRNYFHRITVYLKEKKHSPCAWEVIRAEVWRALSSSANLLARLIEKKK; this is encoded by the coding sequence ATGGCCAGGCCCTGTGTTTTCCTGATGATCCTGGTGGTGATGCACTACTGGTCAAGCTGCTGTCTGGGATGTGACCTGCCTCAGACTCATCACCTAAGGAACAAGAGAGCCTTCAAACTCCTGGCACAAATGAGGagactctcccctctctcctgcctgaaGGACAGAATGGACTTTGCATTCCCTCTGGAGAAGGTGGATGCCCAGCAGATCCAAAAGGCTCAAGCCATCCAGGTCCTGGGTGAGTTGATCCAACAGGTCCTGACCCTCTTCACCTCCAATGAATCATCTGCTGCTTGGGAGACAACCCTCCTAAACACCCTCTGCGATGAGCTCTACCAGCTGCTCAGTGACCTGCAAGACTGTGTGATGGAGCAGGTGGAGGTGCAGGAACCTTCCCTGAGCCAGGAAGACTCCCTGGTGGCTGTGAGGAACTACTTCCACAGGATCACTGTCTacctgaaggagaagaaacacagcccCTGTGCCTGGGAGGTGATCAGAGCAGAAGTCTGGAGAGCCCTGTCTTCCTCAGCCAACCTGCTGGCAAGATTAATTGAGAAGAAGAAGTAA